The segment GGGTCAAGACTCAGCAGTGGTGAGTCACTTTTAGGAtccgaaaaaagaaaacgaccAACGATAAAAAGTGAATGTCACTTTTGCAAGTACTTTAGTGCCTGGCAATATCGCCGAAAGTTTTTTCTCACCTGCTGCTATTTTTTGCGCTCGTTCATTCTCCGCAAAAGTGCGGCAGAAAATGGCCACATTACTTTTCACTCATTGTGAcacctttttaaaaggtAATATATGAACGTACGGGCAAAAAATTTCCGTGGAGGTTTTCCCCCCTTGAAGATGTCGTTCGCTCAATTGCATATACAAACGTGATCATGTTTTTCTCCCCTATTATTGTGCTAGCAATTTTGACGGAATGtgtacctattttttttttttttacttccttctATGGGTTGCTGATCTTTCTGTAAGCATTGACACTTTGTGCTCATCTTTGCCTCCCACtacaaaaggaataaattgCTCACccattttcacaaaaaatgtaagcgAATgcacttaattttttttttttttcctatcagTGGTTTATTCGTAAATGCGCatattcccattttaaaagggaaaagggaggctaatatggaaaattttgtttGCATTAATTTTTGCTAAACGGTGAGGCCATGAAAATGGCATTTCTTCCGTGCATGCTCAGGTAATGTTCCTTTTTACGCATCTTTCCAAGTTCACTGCTTCAGCAAAATTGAAAGTGACAAagtatgggaaaaaaaacaaaaagcaaaatgcCAAGCAGCGTTGAGCATGCTAGATAGCACTAATCTGTGCACCTTCAAAgagtaaataaatacaaaaggACTCATAAGTATGAGaaaagcctttttttttactttttttttcccccttctacTTTCGCACATATACCAAAGTGGTGAAGTAGacttattttccttttcccgcATTACTGACCAACGCACGTATATGCAATATGCACAAtttctgcaaatttttcaaagagggggagaagaataTGTCTAACTAGTATAGctgtaaaaattgttgtgGTTGTAATAACAACAGGGGGAGCATTGCGCTACACTGCGTGGCAGAGACGGAATAAAACGCATTAGGCACAAATTATATCGtgttgtgaaaaaaataatgataataaaataaaaggcaaAGACAAAGGCAAAGAGAGGGAGGGAGCGGGTAATTTATAAGGGTGTAAAAACGTAGTAACTGAGTCAGATGAAATACACGTTTTACGTGGGTAACAATACGAAACATTAaagaggagcaaaaaaaaaaaaaaaaaaaaaatacatatttagATTCATTTTGCCGTTGTGGCGCTATgaacttcttcttttttttttttttttccccctgtgTAGGGTTTTAAAATCTGGGGATATTTCCCTTTAGGGGggcatattaaaaatgtttacttTCGTTCGGTAACTCCTCGGGGGCTTCCAATTTGTTCCGAAGCGAATGGTAGGACGAAAAGCTGCTACGCACACCGTGGTGGGGTAAAAGTTTGCCCATCCGGAGTACGACCTCATCATTCGGTTTTATTAACCACTCGACTTGGCAGAGTAATCACTTCTGCGCATCGCGTCACTtcctcttctgcttcttaaTAAACTTCTTGTTGTTCCAGTCCGCCTCTCGCTTATTAAACCGGAAgtccttctttttgttgaACGCGTTGTTATTGTTATTGTTGTTGTTCCTATTTTGGTCATCGTTGGACTGATTGGGGTTGTACTTGCTGTGCTGCACCTGCATTTGTAGCTGCGAGTTGGAATTCTTTGAATTGCTCATCTTCTTCTGCATGTTGTTTGTTATATATTCTAGCCTCTTCTCCAGGAGCGTTTTGCACGTTATGGCAATGGACGGCTCTGACAAGTTTCCCAGGGCGTCAACTCTTGTGCACAAAGACAATTTCGCCGCTAAAGATCTGCTGATTTTTCCCTTCAGTTTGGGTGTAGTTTGCCCTACTAAAGTTGCGTGGTAAATTAGTCCATATTTGGGTGTTTTCGACTTGGTTTTTAAGGCCCTAAATAGAGCTTTTTCAGAACCCAAAATTTGTAAAGTCGAACTTGGGTATTTTGCCAAAGACATGAGAGAACCCGCTTTTGCAATTAACTTAGCCCCGATTAAATCACCAACTAGGTAAGTCAAATTTGGTGCAATGGAACTCATTCTgtatttcaaataaataGCTAACGATTCTCTATACTCTGTTAACTCTAATAACCTGTCAGCTAATTCGTTAATGCAGTTTAGGTCATCATCTTCAATTTCTGTTCCCATGGAAATTTCTGCCAActgttttatttccttttgaaTTTCTTCTGTTGTCTCTTCTAGCAAGTTGACATTCTTTGCATTACTTCGGAACCCA is part of the Plasmodium cynomolgi strain B DNA, chromosome 8, whole genome shotgun sequence genome and harbors:
- a CDS encoding nucleolar protein NOP5 (putative), whose protein sequence is MLILIETAAGYGLFKVENSKLIESDVKDIEKCFRNAEEARKNVSLYSFSKFKKFQKAFDETNKLMESKLGKGLKKFLKKNIVKPKLNETLALCDKTLGGLIKKKYNINVTYTNSTQEIIRGIRTHLYGLLVGVKEEDAKLLKLSLSHSLNRFKLKFSADKVDVMIIQAVGLLEDLDKEINVFSMRLKEWYGWHFPELGKVITDNKIYAKCVKLIGFRSNAKNVNLLEETTEEIQKEIKQLAEISMGTEIEDDDLNCINELADRLLELTEYRESLAIYLKYRMSSIAPNLTYLVGDLIGAKLIAKAGSLMSLAKYPSSTLQILGSEKALFRALKTKSKTPKYGLIYHATLVGQTTPKLKGKISRSLAAKLSLCTRVQHSKYNPNQSNDDQNRNNNNNNNNAFNKKKDFRFNKREADWNNKKFIKKQKRK